A region of Methanomicrobiales archaeon DNA encodes the following proteins:
- a CDS encoding nucleotidyltransferase family protein gives MLPYIRKRFGVAKIGIFESTVRGEDRPNSDIDILVEFAPGETTFRNFMELAYYLEDLLGRRVDLVTGQGLGPYLRPSIEQEVVWVEA, from the coding sequence GTGCTCCCTTACATCCGGAAACGATTCGGCGTGGCCAAGATCGGGATTTTCGAATCCACCGTCCGGGGAGAGGACAGGCCGAACAGTGACATCGACATATTAGTCGAGTTTGCGCCGGGGGAAACCACGTTCCGGAATTTCATGGAGCTGGCATACTACCTTGAGGACCTCCTTGGTCGCCGCGTGGACCTGGTCACCGGACAGGGGCTTGGCCCGTACCTCCGGCCGTCCATTGAACAAGAGGTCG